In Zalophus californianus isolate mZalCal1 chromosome 4, mZalCal1.pri.v2, whole genome shotgun sequence, the following proteins share a genomic window:
- the PENK gene encoding proenkephalin-A, with translation MKRYGGFMKKMDEFYPQEPEEEANGGEVLAKRYGGFMKKDAEGEDFLANSSDLLKELLATGENRESGPHPEVGEDEEVSKRYGGFMRALKRSPQLEEEAKELQKRYGGFMRRVGRPEWWMDYQKRYGGFLKRFADSLPSDEEGESYSKEVPEMEKRYGGFMRF, from the coding sequence ATGAAAAGGTATGGAGGCTTCATGAAGAAAATGGATGAGTTTTATCCTCAGGAGCCAGAAGAAGAGGCCAATGGAGGGGAAGTCCTGGCCAAGAGATATGGGGGCTTCATGAAGAAGGATGCAGAGGGGGAGGACTTCCTGGCCAACTCCTCAGACCTGCTCAAAGAGCTGCTGGCAACCGGGGAGAACCGAGAAAGTGGCCCCCACCCAGAGGTTGGTGAGGATGAAGAAGTGAGCAAGAGATACGGGGGCTTCATGAGAGCCTTAAAGAGAAGCCCCCAGCTGGAAGAAGAAGCCAAAGAGCTGCAGAAGAGGTATGGGGGCTTCATGAGAAGAGTTGGTCGCCCCGAGTGGTGGATGGACTACCAGAAAAGGTACGGGGGCTTCCTCAAGCGCTTTGCCGACTCTCTGCCCTCCGACGAAGAAGGCGAAAGCTACTCCAAAGAAGTTCCTGAGATGGAGAAAAGATATGGAGGATTTATGAGATTTTAA